A DNA window from Heptranchias perlo isolate sHepPer1 unplaced genomic scaffold, sHepPer1.hap1 HAP1_SCAFFOLD_505, whole genome shotgun sequence contains the following coding sequences:
- the LOC137314436 gene encoding atrophin-1-like, translated as MADLRPRLHVAAMSKRRWLSVLESEAPSFSQQDLTGRSVGTFQSQQSPNDFPIFCLSAAQGVHPLIDPLGGSGQLTRIAYPSGTIPNHLLGQPVSEHELLRHQIFGTPYRELQGSVPAPMSAAHQLQAMQAQSAELQRLAIEQHQQWLQGHHHLHGVPLPGQEDYYRVWANYFSMRR; from the exons atggctgatcttcgacctcgactccacGTTGCCGCCATGTCCAAGAGAAGATGGCTGAGCGTTTTGGAGAGTGAGGCTCCCTCTTTCTCCCAGCAGGATCTGACGGGCCGATCGGTGGGGACCTTCCAAAGTCAACAATCACCAAACGACTTTCCAATATTTTGCCTTTCAGCTGCTCAGGGGGTTCACCCACTCATCGACCCACTCGGGGGCAGTGGTCAGCTGACGAGGATAGCGTATCCTTCGGGGACAATACCCAATCACCTCCTCGGCCAGCCCGTCTCAGAACACGAGCTGCTCCGCCATCAAATATTCG GCACACCGTACAGGGaactgcagggctcagtgcccgCTCCGATGTCGGCCGCGCACCAGCTCCAAGCGATGCAGGCCCAGTCGGCCGAACTCCAACGCTTGGCCATCGAACAGCACCAGCAGTGGCTCCAGGGGCACCACCACTTGCACGGAGTGCCCCTCCCCGGGCAGGAGGACTACTACAG GGTTTGGGCGAACTATTTCTCGATGCGGAGGTGA